CGCCATCGCCTTGCGCGCAGTCGCCAAGGCAGCCGTCGCTTGGCCAAGGATTGTTTCGTCAGCCTCGGCGAGCGTGCCGCGCTGCGGCACCACGCCGGCGCAGTTCTTGGCGATCATCGACAGCGACCGCTGCGCCAGATTGCCGAGATCGTTGGCAAGGTCGGCATTGGTGCGGTTGACGATCGCCTCGTGGCTGTAGCTGCCATCCTGTCCGAACGGCACTTCGCGCAGGAAGAAATAGCGCACCTGGTCGAGCCCGTAGTGATCGACCATCGTGAACGGATCGATGACATTGCCGACCGACTTCGACATCTTCTCGCCGCGGTTGAACAGGAAGCCGTGCGCGAAGACGCGCTTCGGCAGTTCGATGCCCGCCGACATCAGGAATGCCGGCCAATAGACGGCGTGGAACCGCACGATATCCTTGCCGATGACGTGCGTCGCCGGCCAGAATTTCCAGGAGGCGGCGGCGGTGTCAGGATAGCCGGCAGCGGTGATGTAGTTGGTCAGCGCGTCGACCCACACATACATGACGTGCTTTTCGTCGCCGGGAACCGGAATGCCCCAGTCGAAGGTGGTGCGCGAGATCGAAAGGTCCTTCAGGCCGGATTTGACGAAGGAGACCACCTCGTTGCGCCGTTCGCTCGGGCCGACGAAATCCGGCTGGCTTTCGTAGAGCGCCAGCAACTTGTCCTGATAGGCGGAAAGGCGAAAGAAGTAGCTTTCCTCCTCGACCCATTCGACCGGCGTGCCCTGCGGGCCGTAACGAACGTTGTCGGCCCGAACTTCGGTCTCTTCCTCACCGTAATAGGCTTCGTCGCGCACCGAGTACCAGCCGGCATAACCGCCTTTGTAGATGTCGCCATTGGCCTCCATCGCCTTCCAGATGGCCTGGGAAGCGACCTGATGGCGTGCCTCGGTGGTGCGGATGAAATCGTCGTTGGAGGCGTTGAGCGCCAGCGCCATGCGCTGGAATTCGGCCGCGTTGCGGTCGGCCAGCTCACGCGGTGAAATGCCTTCCTTCTTGGCCGTCTGCAGCATCTTGATGCCGTGTTCGTCGGTTCCGGTCAGGAAGAAGACGTCCTTGCCGTCCAGGCGCTGGAAACGGGCCAGCGCGTCGGTTGCCAGCAATTCGTAGGCATGGCCGATATGCGGCTTGCCGTTGGGATAGGAAATTGCGGTGGTGATGTAGAACTTGTCGCGGGACATGGCGGACCGTCATG
The genomic region above belongs to Mesorhizobium terrae and contains:
- the metG gene encoding methionine--tRNA ligase, whose amino-acid sequence is MSRDKFYITTAISYPNGKPHIGHAYELLATDALARFQRLDGKDVFFLTGTDEHGIKMLQTAKKEGISPRELADRNAAEFQRMALALNASNDDFIRTTEARHQVASQAIWKAMEANGDIYKGGYAGWYSVRDEAYYGEEETEVRADNVRYGPQGTPVEWVEEESYFFRLSAYQDKLLALYESQPDFVGPSERRNEVVSFVKSGLKDLSISRTTFDWGIPVPGDEKHVMYVWVDALTNYITAAGYPDTAAASWKFWPATHVIGKDIVRFHAVYWPAFLMSAGIELPKRVFAHGFLFNRGEKMSKSVGNVIDPFTMVDHYGLDQVRYFFLREVPFGQDGSYSHEAIVNRTNADLANDLGNLAQRSLSMIAKNCAGVVPQRGTLAEADETILGQATAALATARKAMAEQGIHHALAAIFAVVADANRYFAAQEPWALKKTDPARMETVLWTTAEVIRRVGILCQPYIPGSAAELLDTLAVAADKRGFEHLGDEQALVPGTALPAPQPVFPRYVEQAQEG